Proteins encoded in a region of the Sander lucioperca isolate FBNREF2018 chromosome 4, SLUC_FBN_1.2, whole genome shotgun sequence genome:
- the LOC116059215 gene encoding nuclear factor 7, ovary-like, giving the protein MAEASCQLSEDQFLCSICVDVFTDPVTTSCGHNFCRNCITEHWNTNDQYLCPMCKTVFNTKPELHINTFISEMVAQFRQSAQQKASSSSSEQQVSKPGEVPCDVCTGTKLKALKSCLVCLVSYCETHLESHLTMSGLKRHQLIDPVENLEDRMCMKHDKPLELFCKTDQTCVCMLCTVLDHKMHDVVPLKEGYEEKKVELGKTEAEIQQMIQKRRLKIQEIKHSVDLSEEDADREIAEGVQVFTSLMESVERGLNELINTIKEKQRTQEIWAEHLIQELKQEISDLTKRSTEVEQLSRSEDHLHLLQSFQSMKAAPPTKDWTEVSVRPSSYEGTVVRAVAQLEETLSKEMKKLVESELKRVQQYAVDVTLDRDTAHPELILSDDGKQVYHGDVKKNLPDNPERFSNSLCVLGKQSFPSGRFYYELQVKGKTEWDFGVARELNNRKGLITLSPEDGYWTIWLRNGNEYEALDDYVVRLSLKSPPQKVGVFVDYEEGLVSFYDVDATTLIYSFTGCSFTEKLFPYFSPGLNDGGKNSAPLIITHF; this is encoded by the coding sequence ATGGCTGAAGCCAGTTGTCAACTGTCTGaagatcagtttctgtgctccatctgtgtggatgtgttcactgatccTGTCACCACATCATGTGGACACAACTTCTGCAGAAACTGCATCACTGAACACTGGAATACTAATGACCAGTACCTGTGTCCGATGTGTAAAACGGTTTTCAACACAAAACCTGAGCTGCACATCAACACTTTCATCTCTGAGATGGTTGCTCAGTTCAGACAGTCAGCTCAACagaaagccagcagcagcagctcagagcaacaagtgtccaaaccaggagaagttcccTGTGACGTCTGCACTGGAACCAAACTGAAGGCCCTCAAGTCCTGTCTGGTGTGTCTGGTCTCCTACTGTGAGACTCACCTGGAGTCTCATCTGACCATGTCAGGCCTGAAAAGACATCAGTTGATCGACCCTGTGGAGAACCTGGAAGACAGGATGTGTATGAAGCACGATAAACCTCTGGAGCTGTTCTGTAAGACCGACCAGACATGTGTCTGCATGCTCTGCACTGTTTTAGACCACAAGATGCATGATGTTGTTCCTCTGAAAGAAGGATATGAAGAAAAGAAGGTAGAGCTGGGTAAGACAGAGGCTGAAATTcagcagatgatccagaagagacgactgaagattcaggagatcaaacactcagtcgacctcagtgaggaagatgcagacagagagatagcagaaggtgttcaggtcttcacttctctgatggagtctgttgagagaggcctgaatgagctcatcaacacaataaaggaaaagcaAAGAACACAGGAGATATGGGCCGAACATTTAATTCAAGAGCTGAAACAGGAAATCTCTGACCTGACCAAGAGAagcactgaggtggagcagCTCTCACGCTCTGAAGACCACCTCCACCTTCTCCAAAGCTTCCAGTCCATGAAAGCTGCTCCACCCACCAAGGACTGGACAGAGGTCAGCGTCCGTCCATCATCATATGAAGGGACTGTGGTGAGAGCTGTGGCTCAGCTGGAGGAGACACTCAGTAAAGAGATGAAGAAGTTGGTTGAGTCTGAGCTGAAGAGGGTCCAGCAGTATGCAGTGGATGTGACTCTTGATCGTGATACAGCACATCCTGaactcatcctgtctgatgatGGGAAACAAGTGTATCATGGTGATGTAAAGAAGAATCTCCCAGACAACCCAGAGAGATTTTCTAACAGTCTTTGTGTCTTGGGAAAGCAGAGTTTCCCTTCAGGCAGATTTTACTATGAGCTTCAGGTAAAAGGAAAAACCGAATGGGATTTTGGAGTGGCCAGAGAGTTGAACAATAGGAAGGGACTGATCACACTGAGCCCTGAGGATGGTTACTGGACTATATGGTTGAGGAATGGAAATGAATACGAAGCTCTTGATGATTATGttgtccgtctctctctgaagtctcctcctcagaaggtgggggtgtttgtggattatgaggagggtctggtctccttttatgacgTAGATGCTACAACTCTTATCTACtcctttactggctgctccttcactgagaaactcttccCATACTTCAGTCCTGGTCTGAATGATGGTGGTAAAAACTCTGCACCTCTGATCATCACTCATTTTTAA